One window of Quercus robur chromosome 12, dhQueRobu3.1, whole genome shotgun sequence genomic DNA carries:
- the LOC126709793 gene encoding metalloendoproteinase 4-MMP has protein sequence MFPFLSHFIFFSFLLFLSRPCFPARILPDKSTVITVASHNATWHEFMKFLDAGRGSHVSGMSELKTYFNRFGYLPISSNDTNFTDTFDTQFESAVILYQKNLGLPLTGKLDTDTISSIMSPRCGMSDSVTNTSHGFHTDRRYAYFSGKPRWVNLTPMTLTYAFSPSDMIDYLSSSEIRMVFERAFSRWASVIPVNFTETGNYLSADIRIGFYRGDHGDGEPFDGVLGVLAHAFSPQNGRLHLDEAETWAVDFNTVKSKVAVDLESVATHEIGHVLGLAHTSVKEAVMYPSLSPRTKKVDLKIDDVEGVQALYGSNPNFKFSSLLESENSSNHAPIGLERTFSSWTISLTMVFLLLFLHR, from the coding sequence ATGTTTCCGTTTCTCAGtcacttcatcttcttctccttcctccTCTTTCTTTCCCGCCCTTGCTTTCCCGCCAGAATCCTACCAGACAAATCAACTGTCATAACCGTCGCTTCCCACAACGCCACGTGGCACGAGTTCATGAAATTCCTAGACGCCGGGAGGGGAAGCCACGTCAGCGGCATGTCCGAACTCAAGACTTACTTCAACCGTTTCGGGTATCTCCCGATATCCTCCAACGACACGAACTTCACCGATACGTTCGACACCCAATTCGAATCGGCCGTTATTCTTTACCAGAAGAATCTCGGTCTGCCCCTCACAGGAAAGCTCGACACCGATACCATATCCTCTATCATGTCACCGAGGTGTGGCATGAGTGACAGTGTCACCAACACCTCCCATGGCTTCCACACCGATCGTCGTTACGCGTACTTTTCCGGCAAGCCCCGGTGGGTCAACTTGACGCCGATGACTCTAACATACGCTTTCTCGCCGTCTGACATGATCGATTACCTAAGCTCATCGGAAATTCGGATGGTTTTCGAGCGAGCTTTTTCGCGGTGGGCGTCGGTTATTCCGGTGAATTTTACAGAGACCGGGAACTACTTATCGGCCGATATCCGAATCGGGTTTTACCGGGGCGATCACGGGGACGGAGAGCCGTTTGATGGGGTGTTGGGAGTTTTAGCTCATGCTTTCTCGCCACAAAATGGGAGGCTCCACCTCGATGAAGCGGAGACGTGGGCCGTTGATTTCAATACGGTCAAGTCAAAAGTGGCCGTTGATTTGGAATCAGTGGCTACCCATGAGATTGGGCATGTACTTGGGTTGGCTCATACGTCGGTCAAAGAAGCAGTTATGTACCCAAGCTTGAGTCCTAGGACAAAGAAGGTGGACCTCAAGATAGACGACGTGGAGGGAGTTCAAGCTCTATACGGGTCAAACCCAAATTTCAAGTTTAGCTCTTTGTTAGAGTCTGAAAATTCTTCTAATCATGCACCCATTGGCCTAGAGAGAACATTCTCTAGCTGGACAATTTCCTTGACAatggtatttttattattgtttttgcatagatga